The Chitiniphilus purpureus sequence CCTATCTGGTCTCGATCCCGCTCGGGGTGGCCAAGGCCATGCGCCACGGCAGCCGCTTCGACCTCGTGTCCACGCTGGTCCTGTTGGTCGGCTACGCCATCCCGGGTTTCGTGCTCGGCGTGGCGCTGCTGGTGCTGTTCGGCGGCGGCAGCTTCTGGCAACTGTTCCCGCTGCGCGGCCTCACCTCGGACGATTGGGATTCGCTCAGCCTGTTGGGCAAGCTGACCGATTATCTGTGGCATCTGGTGCTGCCGGTGTCCTCGATGGTCATCGGCGGCTTCGCCACGGTGACGCTGCTGACCAAGAACAGCCTGCTCGAGGAGATCCGCAAGCAGTATGTGCTCACCGCGCGCGCCAAGGGGCTCAAGGAGCACCGCATCCTGTACCGCCATGTGTTCCGCAACGCCGTCATCCCCATCATCACCGGCTTTCCGGCCGCCTTCGTCGGCGCCTTCTTCACCGGCAGCCTGCTGATCGAGACGCTGTTCTCGCTCGATGGCCTGGGGCTGCTGTCGTTCGAATCGGTGATGCGGCGAGATTATCCGGTGGTGCTCGGCTCGTTGTTCGTGTTCTCGCTGATCGGCCTTCTGACCAAGCTGGTGTCGGACCTGTGCTATGTGCTGGTCGATCCGCGCGTGCGTTTCGAAGGCGCGGCGCGATGAACGCCGCCAATGCCGGACCGTGGCGCCGCGCCTGGGCTCGCTTCAACTCGCAGCGCCTGGGCTATTGGAGCCTGCTCGCGTTCTGCGCGCTGTTCGCGCTCAGCCTGTGCGCCGAGCTGGTGTCCAACGACAAGCCGCTGGTGGTGCGCTACGAAGGCCGGTACTACTTCCCCATCGTCCGCGACTACCCCGAAACCCTGTTCGGCGGCGATTTCCCGACTCCGGCCGACTACCTCGACCCGTATCTCCAGCGCCGGATCACGCAAGGCGGGAACTGGGCGCTGTTCACGCTGAACCGCTACGGCCCCAATACCCTCAACTACTTCGCCAGCCGCCCCAACCCGGCGCCGCCCTCGTCCGAGAACTGGCTCGGTACCGACGAGAAGGGGCGCGACATCCTGGCGCGGTTGCTGTACGGGTTCCGCGTCTCGGCGCTGTTCGGCTTGGCGCTGACCGCGGTGGGCATGGTGCTGGGCATCTTCTTCGGCGCGCTGCAGGGCTATTTCGCCGGCCGCACCGATCTGTTCATGCAGCGCCTGATCGAGGTGTGGGGGGCGATGCCGGAGCTTTATCTGCTGCTGATCGTGGTCTCGATGTTCCAGCCCAGCGTCTGGATCCTGTTCATCGTGCTGTCGGCCTTCGGCTGGATGGGGCTTTCCGACTACGTGCGGGCCGAGTTCCTGCGCAACCGCAACCTGGAATACGTGACTGCGGCGCGCGCTTTGGGCCTTTCCGACTGGCAGATCATCCGGCGTCATCTGCTGCCCAACTCGCTCACCTCGGTGATCGCCTTCCTGCCGTTCCG is a genomic window containing:
- a CDS encoding microcin C ABC transporter permease YejB, translated to MIRYICKRLLLMVPTLFGVLLMAFVVVQFVPGGPVEQLLHELKGRGSSEAAGGGGGGLYQGQKGLDADQLAQLRAQFGFDQPAPVRFWIMLKRYATFDLGESYYHHQSVWALLIDKLPVSISLGMWTFVLTYLVSIPLGVAKAMRHGSRFDLVSTLVLLVGYAIPGFVLGVALLVLFGGGSFWQLFPLRGLTSDDWDSLSLLGKLTDYLWHLVLPVSSMVIGGFATVTLLTKNSLLEEIRKQYVLTARAKGLKEHRILYRHVFRNAVIPIITGFPAAFVGAFFTGSLLIETLFSLDGLGLLSFESVMRRDYPVVLGSLFVFSLIGLLTKLVSDLCYVLVDPRVRFEGAAR
- a CDS encoding ABC transporter permease; amino-acid sequence: MNAANAGPWRRAWARFNSQRLGYWSLLAFCALFALSLCAELVSNDKPLVVRYEGRYYFPIVRDYPETLFGGDFPTPADYLDPYLQRRITQGGNWALFTLNRYGPNTLNYFASRPNPAPPSSENWLGTDEKGRDILARLLYGFRVSALFGLALTAVGMVLGIFFGALQGYFAGRTDLFMQRLIEVWGAMPELYLLLIVVSMFQPSVWILFIVLSAFGWMGLSDYVRAEFLRNRNLEYVTAARALGLSDWQIIRRHLLPNSLTSVIAFLPFRKSAAVLALTAFDFLGLGVPPSTPSLGELLAQGKANLDAWWISLFTFGVLVSLLVMLVFIGEALRTALDPRAELPAVPAA